GCGTGACCACCAGGACCAGCGCGAAATAGCCGACCGCCGGCACGAGCCCGTGCAGCCGGAACCCGAAGACGGCGGCGATCGCGGTCGCGGTCGCGATCGTGATCGCCGCCCGCGCGCCGATAGCGAGCAGCCGTGCGAGCGTGGGCGCGACCCGCGGCACCGGGAGCGTCGCGAGACGCTCGGTGGCGGCGGTGGCCCGGTCCTGACCGGCGCGCTGTCCGGCGACGATCGCCGTGAACAGGCCGGCCTGCAGCGTGATCACGGGCGCGAGGTACTGCGCGTAATCGCCTCCGGCGGCCTCGAAGGAGCGGTGCAGCGGCGTGTAGAAGCACAGAAAGAACAGGACGGGCGCGGCGATCGCGAACACCAGGTCGCCCTCGCGCACGCCGCCGCGGACCCCGCGGGCCGCCAGCACCCGCGTCGCGCGCAGCAGCGGCACCGAGGTCCGGGGGTGCTCCACGATGCTCACGCCGTCACCTGCTCGGGATCGTCGTCGATCAGCTGGAGGAAGACCTCGTCGAGGCTCGGCGGCCGCAGTCCGGCGGAGACGAGCGGCACGTCGGTGAGCAGCCCGAGCACCGCGAGCAGCGTCGCCTGGCCGTCGGGAGCGGCGACCACGACGACGCCGTCCGCGGCGCGGTGCGCGTCGTGGCCGCGTGCACTCAGCCGCGCTACGACCCCGTCGACCCGGCCGGGTTCGACGAGGACGATCTCGCAGCGCGATGCACCGGCGCGGTGCTTGAGCTCGGCGGGGCTGCCCTGGGCCAGGACCCGGCCCGCGCCGAGCACCACCACGTCGTCGGCGAGCTCGTCCGCCTCCGCGAGGTACTGGGTGGTCATCAGCACGGTGATGCCGTCGGCGCGGAGCGCCCGTACCGCGTCCCAGACCGCGGCGCGGCTCTGCGGGTCCAGGCCGGTGGTCGGTTCGTCGAGGAAGAGCACTCGCGGGCGCGTCACCAGCGCGCAGGCGATGTCGACGCGGCGGCGCATACCGCCGGACAGTGCGCCCACCCGCCGGTCCAGGAACTCGCCGAGCCCGTAGGTCTGCGCCAGCGCGGACGTGCGGCCGGCGAGGTCGCCGCGCCGCAGGCCGGTCAGGCGGCCGAACAGCGCGATGTTCTCGCGCACCGTCAGGGCCTGGTCCAGCGCCGCGAACTGACCGGTCAGCGAGATCGACTCGCGCGCCCGGGCCGCGTCGCGCACCACGTCGAAGCCCGCCACCTCCGCCCGCCCGGAATCGGGGGTGAGCAGGGTGGACAAGATCGAGACCGTGGTGGTCTTGCCGCTGCCGTTGGGCCCGAGCAGGCCCAGCACGCTGCCCTCGGGGACGGAGAAGCTGATCGAGTCCAGCGCGGTGACCGCGCCGAACGTGCGTCGCAGCCCCTCGATACGGATCATCTCGTTCATCGCGCCGCCCTCCGGACGAGGTACGGGGCGACGGAGGCGAGCTTTTCGCAGGTCTCCTCGAACTCGCGTTGCGGATCGGACTGGGCGATGACGCCCGCTCCGGCCTGCAGCCATGCACCGTCCTCGGTCGAGAACAGCGAGCGCAGTACCAGCGCCGCGTCCAACTCGCCGTTGGACGAGGCGGTGACCACCGCGCCGGCGTAGGGGCCGCGGGGGTGCGGCTCGAGCCGGGCGATCGCGTCCACCGCCGGAGCCTTGGGGATGCCCGACGCGGTGACCGCGGGGAACAGCACGTCGAGCGCCTCCCACGCGGACACGCCGGTCGCGAGCTTGCCGATCACCGTCGAGGCGAGGTGCTGGACGCTGCCGCGCTCGCGGACCGTCATGAACTCGCTGACCATGCGTGTACTGGGTACGGCGATCGCGTCCACCTCCGCGCAGGACAGTTGTACGGACAGGGCGTGCTCGACGATCTCCTTGGCATCGCTCAGCAGCTCGGCGCGCAGCGCCTGCGGGTCGGTCCCGTCCATGTGCAGGGCGCGGGTCCCGGCCAGGGGCTGCGTCTCGACGGTGCCGTCGGCGTGCACCGCACCCACGATCTCGGGGGAGAAGCCGGCGGCCTCCAGACCGGAGAGCCGCAGCAGGAACGAGCGCGCGGGGGTGTTCGAGTCCCTGCCGAGCGCGTAGCTCGCCGGTACGTCGACGGGGAACGGGACCGGCAGC
The Tsukamurella paurometabola DSM 20162 genome window above contains:
- a CDS encoding ABC transporter permease, encoding MSIVEHPRTSVPLLRATRVLAARGVRGGVREGDLVFAIAAPVLFFLCFYTPLHRSFEAAGGDYAQYLAPVITLQAGLFTAIVAGQRAGQDRATAATERLATLPVPRVAPTLARLLAIGARAAITIATATAIAAVFGFRLHGLVPAVGYFALVLVVTLALSALADALGSVTAAPERIGELLMLPQVVLVMASTGLVPAAAFPEWIQPVVRNQPVSVFADALRGLADGDSGDPTAALIWAAALVVVGALACVLVARKDARR
- a CDS encoding salicylate synthase gives rise to the protein MSVAIDGPLADPFPSVTELGRGTGHRLCATWAAAGLADEYVVYEAPAGLVFAGGVRARIRLTATDVTVSVEGDADTRTYRGAPAAALAAALARLPFHRWRVYGWTAFEFTSHLSAGLRSGVLAELVVPEFEIHVAADGTVDRTGVPAGVLERLAAIAPIAPIDTVSCPVDVRRSGDDGYRARVAAAIAEIRAGAYEKVILSRRLPVPFPVDVPASYALGRDSNTPARSFLLRLSGLEAAGFSPEIVGAVHADGTVETQPLAGTRALHMDGTDPQALRAELLSDAKEIVEHALSVQLSCAEVDAIAVPSTRMVSEFMTVRERGSVQHLASTVIGKLATGVSAWEALDVLFPAVTASGIPKAPAVDAIARLEPHPRGPYAGAVVTASSNGELDAALVLRSLFSTEDGAWLQAGAGVIAQSDPQREFEETCEKLASVAPYLVRRAAR
- a CDS encoding daunorubicin/doxorubicin resistance ABC transporter ATP-binding protein DrrA — translated: MNEMIRIEGLRRTFGAVTALDSISFSVPEGSVLGLLGPNGSGKTTTVSILSTLLTPDSGRAEVAGFDVVRDAARARESISLTGQFAALDQALTVRENIALFGRLTGLRRGDLAGRTSALAQTYGLGEFLDRRVGALSGGMRRRVDIACALVTRPRVLFLDEPTTGLDPQSRAAVWDAVRALRADGITVLMTTQYLAEADELADDVVVLGAGRVLAQGSPAELKHRAGASRCEIVLVEPGRVDGVVARLSARGHDAHRAADGVVVVAAPDGQATLLAVLGLLTDVPLVSAGLRPPSLDEVFLQLIDDDPEQVTA